Proteins encoded together in one Megalops cyprinoides isolate fMegCyp1 chromosome 20, fMegCyp1.pri, whole genome shotgun sequence window:
- the LOC118795417 gene encoding epoxide hydrolase 4-like — translation MARLAYNFCPFTVGLMRKVKVVSYWFLIFSFFGLHTAIMLLKFFGNAIRRPSETFKWRIRETPPACLNDSSLGTHCYVRLKESGLRFHYVAAGEKGKPLMLLLHGFPEFWYSWRHQLREFKSEFRVVAVDMRGYGETDTPVSTQGYRPDCLITDVKDIVECLGYNRCFLIGHDWGGFIAWLVAIRYPEMVTKLIILNSPHPSAVADYTLRHPTQLVKSLSILLFQCPLLPELLLSINDLQALKSLFTSNSTGIGRKGCSMTKEDMEAYLYVFSQPRALTGPLNYYRNIFSFLPRSQRELKCPVLLMWGERDAFLEQGLAEASRLYISGYVRLNVISGASHWLQQDRPDVVNTLIWTFLKEAQGHKHCGN, via the exons ATGGCAAGGCTGGCGTACAACTTCTGTCCATTTACAGTTGGACTAATGCGGAAGGTTAAAGTTGTCAGCTATTGGTTTTTGATATTCAGTTTTTTCGGTCTTCACACTGCAATCATGCTGCTTAAATTTTTCGGGAACGCAATTAGAAGACCGTCAGAAACCTTTAAATGGAGAATCCGCGAAACTCCTCCTGCTTGTTTGAATGATTCTTCCTTGGGAACGCACTGTTATGTGAGGTTAAAG GAGTCTGGCCTAAGGTTCCACTATGTGGCCGCAGGGGAGAAGGGCAAACCACTGATGCTGTTGTTACACGGCTTCCCAGAGTTCTG GTACTCCTGGCGCCATCAGTTGCGTGAGTTCAAGAGCGAGTTTCGGGTGGTGGCGGTGGACATGCGGGGGTACGGGGAGACGGATACGCCCGTTTCCACGCAGGGCTACCGGCCAGACTGCCTAATTACGGACGTCAAGGACATCGTGGAGTGCCTGG GTTATAACAGATGTTTCCTCATTGGTCACGACTGGGGCGGGTTCATCGCCTGGCTCGTCGCCATCCGTTACCCAGAGATGGTGACAAAACTGATCATCCTCAATTCTCCCCATCCCTCTGCTGTTGCAG ATTACACCCTCCGCCACCCCACCCAGCTGGTCAAGtccctctccatcctcctcttccAGTGTCCACTCCTCCCCGAGCTCCTGCTGTCCATCAATGACCTCCAG GCTCTGAAAAGCCTGTTTACCAGCAACAGCACAGGGATTGGGCGCAAGGGTTGTTCAATGACCAAAGAGGACATGGAGGCCTACCTGTATGTCTTCTCCCAGCCAAGAGCCCTCACCGGCCCACTCAACTACTACAGAAATATCTTCAG TTTTCTTCCCCGGAGCCAGCGAGAGCTGAAATGTCCAGTGCTGCTTATGTGGGGTGAGAGAGATGCCTTCCTGGAGCAGGGCTTAGCAGAGGCATCTCGCCTCTACATCAGCGGCTACGTCCGTCTGAACGTCATCTCGGGGGCGAGCCACTGGCTTCAGCAGGACCGGCCCGACGTCGTCAACACCCTGATCTGGACCTTCCTGAAGGAGGCCCAGGGCCACAAGCACTGTGGGAACTGA